Proteins co-encoded in one Chthoniobacterales bacterium genomic window:
- a CDS encoding alpha/beta hydrolase, with protein MLPRIVALLLLPLPLAMADAEIPLWPDGAPGAKGTRLEDVPTITPYLVPHPSAKTPAPARPAIVVCPGGGYGMLSSHEGEGYARWLNQHGINAFVLKYRLGSKGYRHPAMLEDAARAVRTVRARAGEWHVDPARIGIMGSSAGGHLAATLLTHFDAGNPAASDPIEKQSSRPDFGILCYAVITMGPFTHQGSKDNLLGKDPSPELVELLSNEKQVRDDTPPCFIWHTTEDKVVAVENSLLFASALRAHHVPFDLHIYEKGGHGMGLGHRSADSAALHPWTGDLLYWMNECKLLQP; from the coding sequence ATGCTCCCCCGCATCGTCGCGCTTCTTTTGCTTCCGCTCCCGCTCGCCATGGCCGACGCGGAAATTCCACTCTGGCCCGATGGCGCACCCGGCGCGAAGGGCACCCGCCTCGAGGACGTTCCGACGATCACGCCCTACCTGGTTCCTCATCCCTCAGCGAAAACTCCGGCTCCGGCGCGGCCCGCGATTGTCGTTTGCCCCGGAGGGGGTTACGGCATGCTCTCCTCGCACGAGGGCGAGGGCTATGCGCGCTGGCTGAATCAGCATGGCATCAACGCCTTCGTGCTGAAATACCGTCTCGGCTCGAAAGGCTATCGCCACCCGGCGATGCTCGAAGACGCCGCGCGCGCCGTGCGAACCGTTCGTGCGCGGGCCGGCGAATGGCATGTCGACCCGGCGAGAATCGGCATCATGGGCTCGTCGGCGGGCGGACATCTTGCCGCCACGCTGCTCACGCACTTCGATGCGGGAAATCCCGCGGCGTCCGATCCGATCGAAAAGCAAAGCTCGCGGCCGGACTTCGGCATCCTCTGCTATGCCGTGATCACGATGGGCCCGTTCACGCATCAGGGATCGAAGGATAATCTTCTCGGCAAGGATCCCTCGCCGGAACTTGTCGAGCTGCTCTCGAACGAGAAGCAGGTTCGCGATGACACGCCGCCGTGCTTCATCTGGCACACCACCGAAGACAAGGTCGTTGCCGTCGAAAACAGCCTTCTTTTTGCGTCCGCACTGAGGGCGCATCACGTGCCGTTCGATCTTCACATCTACGAAAAGGGCGGTCATGGCATGGGTCTCGGGCATCGCTCCGCCGATTCCGCCGCGCTCCATCCGTGGACCGGGGATCTCCTCTACTGGATGAACGAGTGCAAGCTGCTCCAGCCATGA